A DNA window from Novosphingobium sp. RL4 contains the following coding sequences:
- a CDS encoding hemerythrin domain-containing protein: protein MADARIFEDLKSDHDRHRKMLAQLGETQGDSPERRELFEDLRRELQAHAAAEEEALYATMLACPDLRDEARHSVSEHKEIDDYLGELLDIDMGSGAWLMKFKDMRHRYLHHIDEEEEEMFPSAAKTLSGEAEKKMAQTFEKRKPKELAIAAEQKPGDDKE, encoded by the coding sequence ATGGCCGATGCCCGTATCTTCGAGGATCTCAAGTCCGATCACGACCGTCACCGCAAGATGCTCGCCCAGCTTGGCGAGACTCAGGGCGACAGCCCGGAACGCCGCGAGCTATTCGAGGATCTGCGGCGCGAACTGCAGGCTCACGCCGCGGCGGAAGAAGAAGCGCTCTACGCCACCATGCTCGCCTGCCCCGACTTGCGGGACGAGGCCCGGCACTCGGTATCCGAGCACAAGGAGATCGACGACTATCTCGGCGAGCTGCTCGACATCGATATGGGTTCGGGCGCCTGGCTGATGAAGTTCAAGGACATGCGCCACCGCTATCTCCACCATATCGACGAAGAGGAGGAGGAGATGTTCCCTTCGGCGGCCAAGACCCTTTCCGGCGAAGCGGAGAAGAAGATGGCGCAAACGTTCGAGAAGCGGAAGCCGAAGGAGCTCGCCATCGCGGCCGAACAGAAGCCCGGCGACGACAAGGAGTGA
- a CDS encoding PilZ domain-containing protein, producing the protein MDAREWDRHIVEKKIDCLGQDRRDSVFLYDLSAGGCMVEFPEAAAKPGERIELRLCKDQVVAGEVVWQVGGCAGVRFLAPIHDALVLHLGFQPPPLTFEEQAPRDRFGRALPPIDAGERPANS; encoded by the coding sequence ATGGACGCGCGAGAGTGGGATCGGCATATCGTCGAAAAGAAGATCGACTGCCTGGGGCAAGACCGCAGAGATTCGGTCTTTCTCTATGACCTGTCCGCCGGCGGCTGCATGGTGGAATTTCCTGAGGCTGCCGCGAAACCGGGTGAGCGGATCGAACTTCGACTTTGCAAGGACCAGGTCGTAGCCGGGGAAGTCGTCTGGCAGGTCGGTGGCTGTGCCGGGGTGCGTTTCCTTGCGCCTATCCATGATGCCCTGGTCCTGCATCTCGGCTTCCAGCCGCCGCCGCTGACGTTCGAGGAGCAGGCCCCGCGCGACCGGTTCGGCCGCGCGCTTCCCCCTATCGATGCAGGCGAACGCCCCGCGAATAGCTGA
- a CDS encoding NepR family anti-sigma factor — protein MNQPEGHGEPAQPGLPPEVRKDGEPGWAGGLRKLYNSVVDEPLPDSFRDLLKKLDGADDA, from the coding sequence TTGAATCAGCCCGAAGGACATGGCGAGCCGGCACAGCCCGGTCTGCCGCCTGAAGTCCGCAAGGACGGAGAACCCGGCTGGGCCGGGGGGCTGAGGAAGCTGTACAACTCCGTGGTGGACGAACCGCTTCCGGACAGCTTCAGGGATCTTCTCAAGAAGCTGGACGGGGCGGACGATGCCTGA
- a CDS encoding response regulator codes for MIPNSAKSFSKVLIVEDEFLVALQLEDILSDGGHAVLGTFPDAASVAALGEAPDVALVDLNLRDGLTGPAVARDLAVRFGARVIYVTANPGQIDSPAPTAIGVVQKPFSRQAILAAIAYALADSPDSERPVELEPLVRA; via the coding sequence ATGATCCCGAATTCTGCCAAGAGTTTCTCCAAGGTTCTTATCGTCGAGGACGAATTCCTCGTGGCATTGCAGTTGGAAGATATCCTCTCCGATGGCGGACATGCCGTCCTCGGCACTTTCCCCGACGCCGCTTCCGTGGCGGCGCTGGGGGAGGCGCCCGATGTCGCGCTGGTCGATCTCAACTTGCGGGACGGATTGACCGGTCCTGCGGTTGCCCGGGACCTGGCCGTCCGGTTCGGGGCCCGCGTCATCTATGTCACCGCCAATCCCGGCCAGATCGACTCTCCGGCTCCGACCGCGATTGGCGTGGTGCAGAAGCCGTTCTCGCGCCAGGCGATCCTCGCTGCGATCGCCTACGCACTAGCCGATAGCCCGGACAGCGAACGCCCTGTGGAACTGGAACCGCTGGTCCGCGCCTGA
- a CDS encoding pyridoxamine 5'-phosphate oxidase family protein translates to METHVRDKFWKAFAASPLMMIKLDAAHGHAEPMTALLDRDAHHAVWFFCKRDNRIGQGGRAMGQVITKGHDVFACIAGTLVEETDAAVRDRHWSNAVEAWFPNGKSDPSIVMLRFEIDDAEVWTSDIGITGLFKLATGGTIDPSRAGEHEVGAV, encoded by the coding sequence ATGGAAACCCATGTTCGCGACAAGTTCTGGAAAGCCTTCGCGGCCAGTCCGCTGATGATGATAAAGCTCGATGCGGCCCATGGCCATGCCGAGCCGATGACCGCCCTGTTGGACAGGGACGCGCATCACGCGGTGTGGTTCTTCTGCAAACGCGACAACCGCATCGGACAGGGCGGCCGTGCCATGGGGCAGGTCATCACCAAGGGACACGACGTGTTCGCCTGTATCGCCGGCACCCTGGTGGAGGAAACCGACGCTGCCGTTCGGGACCGCCACTGGAGTAATGCGGTAGAGGCTTGGTTCCCGAACGGGAAATCCGACCCGTCGATCGTGATGCTGCGCTTCGAGATCGACGATGCCGAAGTCTGGACTTCCGATATCGGAATTACCGGCCTGTTCAAGCTCGCGACGGGCGGGACCATCGATCCCTCCAGGGCCGGCGAGCACGAAGTCGGCGCGGTCTGA
- a CDS encoding sigma-70 family RNA polymerase sigma factor — protein MSATTEAGTGADNAATTVPVEVAALSDRDFKRALAEVAPHLRAFARGLCGCRDRADDLAQEAMLRAWAARHRYAAGTNFKAWTFTILRNHFYSEARRARFHGEYDEVAAERILRAEASQESAVELADVLRALTAIPDSYREALILVAAGNLSYEEIAHICGIALGTVKSRICRARSMLSKVIESGQLPDFRHNFVLTGEAVDAFFAELVKIANADEIAEAREAVAA, from the coding sequence ATGTCCGCAACAACCGAAGCCGGAACCGGCGCCGATAACGCAGCGACGACCGTGCCTGTGGAAGTGGCAGCCCTCAGCGACCGCGATTTCAAGCGCGCCCTTGCCGAAGTGGCCCCGCATCTTCGCGCTTTCGCGCGCGGTCTTTGCGGTTGCCGTGACCGGGCGGACGATCTTGCGCAGGAAGCCATGCTCCGCGCATGGGCCGCGCGTCATCGCTATGCAGCGGGTACCAACTTCAAGGCCTGGACCTTCACGATCCTGCGCAATCATTTCTACAGCGAAGCGCGCCGCGCCCGCTTCCACGGCGAATATGACGAAGTGGCGGCGGAGCGTATCCTGCGCGCCGAGGCGAGCCAGGAAAGCGCCGTCGAACTGGCGGATGTCCTGCGCGCGCTGACCGCCATTCCCGACAGCTACCGCGAAGCGCTGATCCTGGTGGCGGCAGGCAATCTCTCCTATGAAGAGATCGCTCACATCTGCGGCATCGCGCTTGGCACCGTGAAGAGCCGGATCTGCCGTGCCCGCTCGATGCTGTCGAAGGTCATCGAATCCGGCCAGCTCCCCGATTTCCGCCATAACTTCGTCCTTACCGGTGAAGCGGTCGATGCGTTCTTCGCCGAACTGGTCAAGATCGCCAACGCCGACGAGATTGCAGAAGCCCGCGAAGCGGTCGCTGCCTGA
- a CDS encoding superoxide dismutase, with amino-acid sequence MTISLIPLPYAQDALEPHISAKTLEIHHGAHHKTYVDKLNAAIEGTENADKSVEEITKSASGPLFNNAAQTWNHGFYWHSLSPEKTAPSESLLAAINADFGSLDALLEALSNEAVNHFASGWAWLVVEAGKLKVISTHDAGTPITTDVNPLITIDVWEHAYYIDQMNKRPVYVKTVLENLINWKFASDNFDRGTAWVYPA; translated from the coding sequence ATGACCATTTCCCTGATCCCGCTGCCCTATGCGCAGGACGCGCTGGAACCGCACATCTCGGCCAAGACCCTGGAAATCCACCACGGTGCTCACCACAAGACTTACGTCGACAAGCTGAACGCCGCCATCGAGGGCACCGAGAACGCCGACAAGTCGGTTGAGGAAATCACCAAGTCGGCGTCGGGCCCGCTGTTCAACAACGCCGCGCAGACCTGGAACCACGGCTTCTACTGGCACTCGCTGAGCCCGGAAAAGACCGCGCCGAGCGAAAGCCTGCTCGCCGCGATCAACGCCGATTTCGGTTCGCTCGACGCGCTGCTCGAAGCGCTTTCGAACGAAGCCGTCAATCACTTCGCTTCGGGCTGGGCATGGCTCGTCGTCGAAGCAGGCAAGCTCAAGGTCATCTCGACCCATGACGCCGGCACCCCGATCACCACCGACGTGAACCCGCTCATCACGATCGACGTGTGGGAGCACGCCTACTACATCGACCAGATGAACAAGCGCCCGGTCTATGTGAAGACGGTTCTCGAGAACCTCATCAACTGGAAGTTCGCCTCGGACAACTTCGACCGCGGCACGGCTTGGGTTTACCCGGCCTGA
- a CDS encoding NAD(P)-dependent oxidoreductase, which produces MDIGFIGLGAMGTAMARNLAAAGHRVRAWNRSGGSVEGVEMVATPAEAFAGDAVLTMLSEDAAIREVLLDSGVLDGAPAGVVHLVCSTISVAFARELVERHDAAGVGYLSAPVLGRPDVAAAGQLNVILGGPAGHAARLEPVFEAIAGKVWDMGEDATVANAAKIACNMMITMAIEGMAEAVVLTEGKGLPREKFFELMLGTLFGSRVYQNYSGIIAERKYEPGFKAVLGLKDLRLARELAAETAIGTQGSLPMLDAVHARMGAAIEAGHADRDWGIMAEYTIGTAKG; this is translated from the coding sequence ATGGACATCGGCTTCATCGGTCTCGGTGCGATGGGCACCGCCATGGCACGCAATCTCGCGGCGGCAGGGCACAGGGTGCGGGCATGGAATCGCTCCGGGGGCTCGGTTGAAGGCGTGGAGATGGTCGCCACCCCGGCAGAAGCCTTCGCGGGCGATGCCGTGCTGACCATGCTTTCCGAAGACGCCGCCATTCGCGAGGTCCTGCTTGACAGCGGCGTGCTGGACGGGGCGCCGGCGGGCGTGGTCCATCTCGTTTGTTCGACCATTTCGGTCGCCTTCGCGCGCGAACTGGTGGAGCGCCATGACGCTGCCGGCGTGGGCTATCTTTCGGCGCCGGTGCTTGGCCGTCCCGATGTGGCGGCGGCGGGCCAGCTCAACGTGATCCTCGGCGGCCCGGCCGGACATGCCGCAAGGCTGGAGCCGGTCTTCGAGGCGATTGCCGGTAAGGTCTGGGACATGGGCGAGGACGCCACCGTTGCCAATGCCGCCAAGATCGCCTGCAACATGATGATCACCATGGCCATCGAAGGCATGGCCGAGGCCGTCGTGCTGACCGAGGGCAAGGGGCTCCCGCGGGAGAAGTTCTTCGAACTGATGCTCGGCACCCTGTTCGGCAGCCGGGTCTACCAGAACTATTCGGGCATCATCGCCGAGCGCAAGTACGAGCCGGGCTTCAAGGCGGTTCTTGGCCTGAAGGACCTGCGCCTCGCCCGCGAGTTGGCTGCCGAAACCGCGATCGGCACGCAGGGGAGCCTGCCCATGCTTGATGCGGTGCACGCCCGGATGGGAGCGGCGATAGAAGCGGGCCATGCCGATCGGGACTGGGGTATCATGGCGGAATATACCATCGGCACCGCTAAAGGCTGA
- a CDS encoding TonB family protein, which yields MHSLPRAPHHALRRERAISATASAAIVIGGLAALAWGLGVNLPAFPERSALTATVLLPETRKTPEKRPQETTSSAHRGAPAPEGRKTRAAPVVLPAPRIVLPPPVTIVAARHPGDGDRPAQGSGTSGSGSGSGGRGNGNGGGGGGGGGGGGGGVNEGVATLPRQIAGRLHYADLPADLRKARSGADLTLRYRIDIDGRVSECTVISSSGRPDLDAGTCQRITERFRFRPARDAQGQPVPFVMTETHGWDDGKEGP from the coding sequence GTGCATTCCCTTCCACGCGCCCCTCACCACGCCCTCCGACGTGAGCGCGCGATTTCCGCGACGGCATCGGCCGCAATCGTGATCGGCGGGCTTGCCGCGCTTGCATGGGGGCTGGGCGTGAACCTGCCGGCGTTTCCCGAGCGCTCCGCCCTTACCGCGACGGTGTTGCTGCCCGAGACCCGCAAAACTCCCGAAAAGCGCCCGCAGGAAACAACGTCATCCGCCCATCGGGGCGCGCCCGCACCGGAGGGTCGCAAAACGCGGGCTGCACCGGTGGTCCTGCCTGCTCCCCGCATCGTTCTGCCACCCCCCGTGACGATCGTGGCGGCCCGGCATCCGGGAGATGGCGACAGGCCGGCACAAGGCTCCGGAACCTCCGGCTCCGGCAGTGGATCGGGCGGCAGGGGAAACGGAAACGGCGGAGGAGGCGGCGGAGGAGGCGGCGGAGGAGGCGGCGGAGTCAACGAAGGGGTCGCCACCCTGCCCCGGCAGATCGCCGGCCGCCTCCACTATGCCGATCTGCCTGCGGACTTGCGCAAGGCGCGCAGCGGCGCCGACCTGACCCTGCGCTACCGCATCGACATTGACGGGCGAGTAAGCGAATGCACCGTGATTTCCTCCAGCGGCCGACCCGACCTTGATGCGGGAACGTGCCAGCGCATCACCGAACGCTTCCGCTTCCGCCCGGCACGCGATGCACAGGGGCAGCCGGTGCCTTTCGTGATGACCGAGACGCATGGTTGGGACGATGGCAAAGAGGGCCCGTGA
- a CDS encoding CHASE domain-containing protein — protein MIDQALLDRVQKQAWFHKYPRGWPFLLFIIASITTAVSVMAIERADRQTRQVELDRNLTEIASALQRRTTENIALLRAGAALFATQREVSEDQFRAFAQDLQGKGDLYGSLGMGWAPIVAVDRLSEMEMSIQAAGRADFLVYPRPTFDRTTAAPIVYLEPDINGNGQALGYDMFSEEVRRAAMERAMKLGKPVASGKVHLVQDESNAEAAGFLIYMPVLSGRSGRQVKGFVFSPFRAETFLTSASELYRNNNIDVAIYDGEVAPDKLLAERRADGSAGPTMERRIDVGSHSWVVVISDRKVGVLSTASRITLFFGALASLMVMAIGRLITRRSAEDRMVLEWLQSQAAIRNSLTRELNHRVKNTLANVLSIAALTRRRATDIDDFTESLTARIRALSATHDLLSQSDWTHAVLGDVVRSELAPYMEGNESHVEMSGPEVRLAPNDAMSLGLAIHELATNAAKYGALSTTGGRIHVHWILVSPELAEIDWREEGGPPVVEPAKRGFGRDLIEKIVAHELKSDVDLRFKPSGVECRLKVPVRASREFTLRNDRR, from the coding sequence GTGATTGATCAGGCTCTGCTCGATAGGGTCCAGAAGCAGGCTTGGTTCCACAAGTATCCGCGCGGCTGGCCGTTCCTGCTATTCATTATCGCTTCGATCACCACGGCCGTGTCGGTCATGGCGATCGAGCGGGCTGACCGGCAGACCCGGCAGGTGGAGCTGGATCGCAATCTCACCGAGATCGCTTCCGCGCTGCAACGCCGCACGACCGAGAATATCGCGCTGCTGCGCGCGGGCGCCGCTCTCTTCGCCACCCAGCGCGAGGTGAGCGAGGACCAGTTCCGCGCCTTCGCGCAGGATCTCCAGGGCAAGGGCGACCTTTACGGCTCGCTCGGCATGGGCTGGGCGCCGATCGTGGCGGTGGATCGCCTGTCGGAAATGGAGATGTCCATACAGGCGGCGGGCCGGGCCGATTTCCTTGTCTACCCCAGGCCGACCTTCGACCGGACCACGGCGGCGCCGATCGTCTATCTCGAACCGGACATCAACGGTAACGGGCAGGCGCTCGGCTACGACATGTTCTCCGAGGAAGTGCGCCGCGCGGCGATGGAACGAGCGATGAAGCTGGGCAAGCCGGTGGCGTCCGGCAAGGTTCATCTGGTGCAAGACGAGAGCAATGCCGAGGCTGCCGGTTTCCTGATCTACATGCCGGTCCTGTCAGGGCGATCGGGCCGGCAGGTGAAGGGTTTCGTGTTCAGCCCATTCCGGGCGGAGACTTTCCTGACATCGGCCAGCGAGCTCTATCGCAACAACAATATCGACGTGGCGATCTACGACGGCGAGGTGGCGCCCGACAAACTGCTGGCGGAGCGCCGGGCGGACGGTTCCGCCGGGCCGACGATGGAGCGGCGGATCGACGTGGGCAGCCACTCATGGGTCGTTGTCATCAGTGATCGCAAGGTCGGCGTGCTTTCCACCGCTTCGCGGATCACCCTGTTCTTCGGTGCGCTGGCCTCGCTTATGGTCATGGCGATCGGGCGGCTCATCACGCGCCGTTCGGCGGAAGACCGCATGGTGCTGGAGTGGCTCCAGAGCCAGGCGGCGATCCGCAATTCGCTGACACGCGAACTGAACCACCGCGTGAAGAACACTCTGGCCAACGTCCTGTCCATCGCCGCGCTCACCCGCAGGCGCGCCACCGATATCGACGATTTCACCGAAAGCCTGACCGCCCGCATTCGCGCGCTTTCGGCCACGCATGACCTTCTTTCCCAGTCCGACTGGACACATGCCGTGCTGGGCGATGTCGTGCGATCGGAACTGGCGCCCTACATGGAGGGTAACGAAAGCCACGTGGAAATGTCGGGACCGGAAGTTCGGCTGGCGCCTAACGACGCCATGTCGCTGGGGCTCGCCATCCACGAACTGGCCACGAATGCGGCCAAGTACGGTGCGCTGAGCACGACAGGCGGGCGGATCCACGTTCACTGGATCCTGGTCAGCCCGGAACTTGCCGAGATCGACTGGCGCGAAGAAGGCGGTCCGCCGGTGGTGGAACCGGCCAAGCGCGGCTTCGGGCGAGATCTGATCGAGAAGATCGTGGCGCACGAACTCAAGTCGGACGTGGACCTGCGGTTCAAGCCGAGCGGGGTGGAATGCCGACTCAAGGTGCCGGTACGGGCCAGCCGCGAATTCACGCTGCGAAACGACCGGCGATAA
- a CDS encoding response regulator has product MSVSDQIAIQLPYLRRYARALTGSQHSGDAYVRATLEAALADKTLRDDIARSRAALYAAFTRIWSTSHVDDPGLSGEGGQHEQAAQTRLAIVAPTHRQALLLTTVEEFSREDTARILDVTPDGVDALVAQAILEIESESTTEVLIIEDEPLISMQLEGLVTELGHRVVGTAATHAQAVEIFERSPAGLVLADIQLADGSSGIEAVEDLLKFGDVPVIFITAYPERLLTGERPEPTYLVTKPFQEATVRAAISQALFFGSSKPLG; this is encoded by the coding sequence ATGTCCGTCTCTGACCAGATCGCCATCCAGCTGCCCTATCTGCGCCGCTATGCCCGCGCGCTGACAGGTTCGCAGCATTCAGGCGATGCTTATGTCCGCGCCACTCTCGAGGCCGCGCTGGCCGACAAGACGCTGCGCGACGATATCGCGCGCAGCCGCGCCGCACTCTACGCCGCGTTCACCCGCATCTGGTCGACCAGCCATGTCGACGATCCGGGTCTGTCCGGCGAAGGCGGCCAGCACGAGCAGGCTGCGCAGACCCGGCTTGCGATCGTTGCCCCCACGCACCGGCAGGCCCTTCTGCTGACCACGGTGGAAGAATTCTCCCGCGAGGATACCGCACGCATCCTCGACGTGACGCCCGACGGCGTGGATGCGCTGGTTGCCCAGGCCATTCTCGAGATCGAGAGCGAAAGCACCACCGAAGTTCTCATCATCGAGGACGAGCCGCTCATTTCGATGCAGCTTGAAGGGCTCGTCACCGAACTCGGCCACCGCGTAGTCGGTACGGCCGCAACCCATGCCCAGGCGGTGGAGATCTTCGAGCGCTCGCCCGCCGGTCTCGTCCTGGCCGATATCCAGCTCGCCGATGGCAGTTCGGGCATCGAGGCAGTGGAAGACCTGCTCAAGTTCGGCGACGTGCCGGTGATCTTCATCACCGCCTATCCCGAACGCCTGCTCACCGGGGAACGTCCGGAACCGACCTATCTGGTCACCAAGCCGTTCCAGGAAGCCACCGTGCGCGCGGCGATCAGCCAGGCCCTGTTCTTCGGATCGAGCAAGCCGCTCGGCTGA
- a CDS encoding GlsB/YeaQ/YmgE family stress response membrane protein — translation MTLLLILLVGGVIGWLASILMRTDAQQGVFLNVVVGVVGALIAGLIITPLIGGAPITSGAFDIMSLFASFLGAVVLLAIVNLFRRGSIR, via the coding sequence ATGACTCTACTTCTTATTCTCCTGGTCGGCGGCGTTATCGGCTGGCTCGCTTCCATCCTCATGCGCACCGATGCGCAGCAGGGTGTATTCCTGAACGTGGTCGTCGGTGTCGTCGGTGCCCTGATCGCGGGTCTCATCATCACGCCGCTCATCGGCGGCGCGCCCATCACCAGCGGTGCGTTCGACATCATGTCGCTCTTCGCTTCGTTCCTCGGCGCGGTCGTCCTGCTGGCGATCGTCAACCTCTTCCGTCGCGGTTCCATCCGCTAA
- the fahA gene encoding fumarylacetoacetase, whose protein sequence is MATIDETHDSALRSWVESANGHGDFPIQNLPLGVFSNGGNSAGGGVAIGDLILDLAALAGSGLLEGQALEAARAASGESLNPLLALGAGPRRALRRRISALLAEGAAERAQVEPLLVPMAQATLHLPAKIADYTDFYVGIHHATNIGKLFRPDNPLLPNYKHVPIGYHGRASTVRPSGAPVIRPNGQTKAPDAESPSFGPIGRLDYELELGVWMAQGNELGQPIPIGEALDHVAGVTLLNDWSARDVQAWEYQPLGPFLAKNFITTVSPWIVTMEALAPFRIAQPPRPEGDPSPLPYLWNREDQDEGALSLDLEVSLSTAKMRADGVPAHRLSRGPASNMYWTIAQMVTHHASNGCEMNPGDLLGTGTISGPEDGSQGSLMEITRSGREKVTLATGETRTFLEDGDELALSGRFVADGAVSIGFGPCSGIVQPAVPLN, encoded by the coding sequence ATGGCGACGATCGACGAAACCCACGACAGCGCGCTGCGCTCCTGGGTGGAAAGTGCGAACGGCCATGGCGACTTCCCGATCCAGAACCTGCCGCTGGGCGTGTTCTCCAACGGCGGGAATTCCGCAGGTGGCGGCGTGGCGATCGGTGACCTGATCCTCGATCTTGCCGCACTGGCCGGGTCGGGACTGCTCGAAGGCCAGGCGCTGGAAGCCGCGCGGGCCGCCTCGGGCGAAAGCCTCAACCCGTTGCTCGCCCTTGGCGCCGGTCCGCGCCGGGCGCTGCGCCGGCGCATCTCCGCCCTGCTGGCAGAAGGCGCCGCAGAGCGCGCGCAAGTCGAACCGCTACTGGTTCCGATGGCACAGGCCACGCTGCATCTGCCTGCGAAGATCGCGGACTACACCGATTTCTATGTGGGCATCCATCACGCCACCAACATCGGCAAGCTGTTCCGCCCGGACAATCCGCTGCTGCCCAACTACAAGCACGTCCCCATCGGCTACCACGGCCGCGCATCGACCGTGAGGCCGAGCGGTGCGCCGGTGATCCGCCCCAACGGCCAGACCAAAGCGCCCGATGCCGAAAGCCCTTCGTTCGGCCCGATCGGCCGGCTCGACTACGAGCTGGAGCTGGGCGTGTGGATGGCGCAAGGCAACGAACTCGGTCAGCCCATTCCCATCGGCGAGGCGCTCGATCACGTTGCCGGCGTCACCCTGCTCAACGACTGGTCCGCCCGCGATGTGCAGGCCTGGGAATACCAGCCGCTCGGGCCGTTCCTCGCCAAGAACTTCATCACCACCGTCTCGCCGTGGATCGTCACGATGGAGGCGCTGGCCCCGTTCCGCATCGCCCAGCCGCCGCGGCCCGAGGGCGATCCCAGCCCCCTGCCCTATCTCTGGAACCGGGAAGACCAGGACGAGGGCGCCCTGTCCCTCGATCTCGAAGTCAGCCTCAGCACCGCCAAAATGCGTGCGGACGGCGTTCCGGCCCATCGCCTCAGCCGCGGGCCGGCCAGCAACATGTACTGGACCATCGCCCAGATGGTCACGCACCACGCCTCGAACGGCTGCGAGATGAATCCGGGAGACCTGCTCGGCACCGGCACCATTTCCGGTCCCGAGGACGGTTCGCAGGGCAGCCTGATGGAAATCACCCGCTCCGGCCGGGAGAAGGTGACGCTTGCCACGGGCGAGACGCGGACCTTCCTTGAGGACGGAGACGAACTGGCGCTTTCCGGACGCTTCGTGGCAGATGGCGCGGTATCGATCGGGTTCGGTCCGTGCAGCGGGATCGTGCAGCCGGCGGTGCCGCTGAACTAG
- a CDS encoding sigma-70 family RNA polymerase sigma factor → MPDRQSSHPDQPTARKSDPSASRPEDEAFRRELLGVLPHLRAFARGLSGRPDFADDLVQEAAIKAWTARERYTPGTNMRAWTFAILRNHYLSELRKSKRQTDLDEGAVERMLVMDADQEGPLHLGDMETALQKLAPERREAVLLVGASGFSYEEAADISGCPIGTMKSRVARARADLARMLDGEVELVDVGGRRNL, encoded by the coding sequence ATGCCTGACCGCCAGTCTTCGCACCCCGATCAGCCCACCGCACGCAAGTCCGACCCCAGCGCAAGCCGCCCAGAGGACGAGGCTTTCCGCCGGGAACTGCTTGGCGTCCTGCCGCATTTGCGCGCTTTCGCACGCGGCCTTTCCGGTCGCCCGGATTTCGCTGACGATCTGGTGCAGGAGGCCGCGATAAAGGCCTGGACCGCGCGTGAACGCTACACGCCCGGCACCAACATGCGAGCCTGGACATTCGCGATCCTGCGCAACCACTACCTGTCGGAACTGCGCAAGAGCAAGCGCCAGACCGACCTTGACGAAGGCGCGGTTGAGCGGATGCTGGTGATGGACGCGGACCAGGAAGGCCCGCTTCACCTCGGCGACATGGAAACGGCATTGCAGAAACTCGCCCCCGAACGGCGCGAGGCGGTGCTGCTCGTGGGTGCGTCCGGCTTCAGTTACGAGGAAGCGGCCGACATCTCCGGTTGTCCGATCGGCACGATGAAGAGCCGCGTCGCCCGCGCCCGCGCGGACTTGGCGCGCATGCTCGACGGCGAAGTGGAACTGGTGGACGTGGGCGGGCGCCGGAACCTGTAA